TCTCAGCCGGCAGGGAGCGACCCGGTGCGCCTGGTCCTGGCCGTGGAGTGCGAACCCGAGCGGCTCTTTGCCGAATTCACGGACAACGCCAGGCCGGCAGGCATTGACCTCTCGGTGTCCGCGCTTCCGGACGACATGTCCGGAAGCGGGCGCGGACTGGCCCTTGCCAAGGTGGCCCTGGACCAGTTTTCCTACGCCAAAGACGAGTCCGGAAACCGCTGGACGCTGCTTTGCC
This genomic window from Arthrobacter sp. 24S4-2 contains:
- a CDS encoding ATP-binding protein produces the protein MSSEFSLRAAAVPESLELIHDLLEKVWEGEPGIDQMDRIRFETALIEVASNIIEHSQPAGSDPVRLVLAVECEPERLFAEFTDNARPAGIDLSVSALPDDMSGSGRGLALAKVALDQFSYAKDESGNRWTLLCRRRSAAPAPQ